The sequence below is a genomic window from Fibrobacter sp. UWB10.
CGAGGCATGATGCAGACGGTGGCGAAGAACAACAAGGTTCCGTTTGTCGATTTGAACATGAAGTCGTACAACACCTACAATACGACTTACAAGAACATGCCTGATTACGTGACACGTTATCTGTACAAGAAACTGGAGAAGGGCGAATATCCGAATTACCCGGATGGCGTGAACGATGGAACGACACATTTCCAGGAGATGGGTTCCATGGGCCATGCCCAGATGATTTGCGAAGAACTTGAAGAAAATCTCAAGAGCAATTCGAATCTTTCTGCCGACGCAAAGGCGGCGCTCACCACGCTTGTTTCTACTATCAAGAAACGTTACACCATCAAGGTGCAGACAAACCTTTCGAATTACAACGGTCTCATCACGCAGACTCAGTATTTCCCGGCGGGTTCCCCGATGACGCTCCGCGTGACTCCGAACGGTCAGACCTTCGAAAAGTGGGTGGACGACGACTGTAACGAAATCTCGAAGAATATGATTTATTACGGTTTCAAAACCAAGGCCCGCAATATCACTTATACGGCGGTGTTCAAGGGCGGTTCCGAATGCAAGAAAATTGCTCACGATTCCGAAGAACAGGGTGGCGACAATCCGACTTCTTCTAGTTCTGAAGGGCCGGAATCGTCTAGTTCCATTGATCCGAAACTTTGCTTTGACGGCACCGCTGATGCGGCGTGGCCTTCTCCGATTGATATGTCGAATCCTGAAATTGCAGATGGCTTGACGGAATCGAACCATGAGGGCTATACGGGGCAGGGCTTCTTCAATATTGAAAATAGTGCTTACAGTACCGCGACTTATAAGTTGACTTCTGACCAGTCGGCCTCCAATGCCCGCGTCATGATCCGCTATTCGTTCCAAGGCAATTCTAACCGCGATATGAAATTCACGATCGATAACGGAACTTACGATGTGGCTTTCCCCTCGACGGGCAGTTGGGACAAGTGGGATACCGCTTATATCGAAGATGTTTGGGTGGATGCTCTTGACTTTAAGATGAAGATTGCCTCGACGACAAGTGACGGCGGCCCGAATATCGATATGATTGCCTTTGATATGAAGGGAGTGTACCGCACGGGTTGTAAGCCTGCTAAGGTTGAAAACGATGTGGAATCTTCTAGCAGCACGACTTCTTTTGTGAATCCGATTGCCTCGGGCGTTTCGTTTGATGCTCGTCATTTGACTGTTTCGACTCAGGGTGGTTTAATGGATGTCCAATTGATGGATGTCATGGGCAAAACCTTGAAACGTGAAGTCCGAAATGTGGCTCCGGGTACGGTTTCTCTGCTTTCTGATGGTGAAAAACTTGCTAAAGGTCGCTATTTTGCAAGAATTTCGCTTAATGGGCGGCTCTTGCTGGTGCAACCTTTTGTATATTAAGAAAAAACGGAGGCTTTATGAAGCTTTTTAAATTGATTACATCTGTGTGCGCAGTGTCTGCTGCATTTATGTTTGTTGCATGTGACGATTCTTCGTCTGCAAGTGCCAATGACGACGAAAAGCTTGATTGCTCGGTTTCTGATGGCGTGAAAGTTGTTTCTCCCAAGAAGGGCGATTCCTTCAAGATGGGCGAAACCATCACGGTGGTTTACGGTTCTGATGTACAGGGCTCCGGTTACCGCTTTGTGTTCAAGACGTCTGAAGAAGATGCCGGTATCGACATGCTCGAAGAATCTGCCGGTCCTGAAAAACCGGACGGAAAGACTTGCTATGAACAGCAGGTGAAGCTGACTGAAGATGTCGCTGAACCGACCGAAACGGCTATCATTCGCGTGATTCCGTACGAAAAGACCTCCAAGGCTGGTAATTCTGCCACCTTTAAGGTGACAAAATAGTCTTGAACTCGACTTTAAAATTCGAAGACACCTCAATCACCGTAGCCCTTGTGGGTTGCGGTGGTTTTATTGGTAGTCACCTTTTGCGCGCCATTTTTGAACGCACTAGTTGGCGTGTTTTTGGCGTGGACCTGGATTCGTACCGCATTCAAGAACATTTGACGAATCCTCGGTTTGAATTTTTGAGCGCAGACCTTGCTGACCCCGAGGTGGTAGCGCGCATTGCGCAGTTCCCGGTAGTGGTGAACTTGGCGGCCATCTGTACGCCCGGTCGCTACATGGCCGAAGCGGCCGAGGTGATTCGCAGCAATTACGATCATCCGCGTGTATTGGCTGATGCTTGTGCCAAGAGCGGTAGCTGGCTGATTCATTTTTCGACTTCTGAAATTTACGGCAAGACGGCGGCTGATTCGGGCGCGCTTTTCGAAGACGAGTCCGAAATTGTGCTTGGGCCGGTAGCGGCAAGTCGCTGGAGCTATGCGACAGCGAAACTCTTGACCGAACGTTATTTGGCAGGGCTCGCGGGCTTGAATTGGACGGTAGTCCGCCCGTTTAATTTCGTGGGCCCGTTCATGGACTTTATGCCGGGAGTCGATGGCGAAGGAATCCCGCGTGTGCTTGCGAATTTTTCGACGGCGCTTGTACGCGGCGAAACGCTTAAGCTTGTAAACGGCGGCTTAGCCAAACGTTGCTTTACCTCGGTGCACGATGCGGTAGACTTTATGTTCTGCGTATTTGCGGCGGGCGAAAATCCGGAACGTCGTGCTGGAGTGCTTTCGCAGGCTTTTAATGTGGGAAATGCCGCAAACGAAGTTTCGATTGCAGAACTCTCGCAGTTGATGCGCTCGGTGTATGCCGAAGTCAAGGGAATTCCTGAAAGTGCGGTTCCCGGAGTCGAAATTGTTTCGGGCGAAGAATATTACGGCAAGGGCTACGATGATTCGTTGCGCCGCCTGCCTTCTGTCGAAAAGGCGGAACGCTTGCTTGGCTTTAAGGCGAAAATTCCGCTGAAAGAAGCTCTCGAAGAATCGTTGGCCTGGTTTGTGGGGCATTATGAAGTGTGACCATTTTATTTTTGTCCCCGCTTATAATGTAGCTGATACTCTTGCCTCTGTCCTGCAAAAAATTTCCGACGAAGTTTGGAATACATCGGTTATCTTGGTGATTGATGATGGCTCTGTTGACGATACCCGCGGAGCCTTTGAAAACTTTGTCGCGACACTCGATAGTAATAAAAAGTCAAGGCTGCGTTACATGCGCTTTGAACTGAATGCGGGCTATGGCGCTGTGGTTAAGAAGGGTATAGCCGAGGGGCTCCGTTCTGGTGCCGAACTCGTGGCATGTTTGCATGGCGATGGACAGTACCCGGCAGAACAGCTCGATGAATTTTTTGACTATCTCAAGACGGTCAACCATGTTGACCACGAAGACGAAAGAAAGTTTGCCTTGGTTCAAGGCTCGCGTCTCTTGACTCGCGGTGGTGCAAAGGCGGGAAATATGCCCTTGCACAAGCGTGTTGGCGGTGCCTTCTTGACGGCTGTTGAGAACCTGGCTTTTTACCAGAAGTTGACAGATCGTCACAGCGGATTTATCGTGTATGATTCGGAATTTTTGAGGACGCTTGAACTCGATAAATTGAGTACATCGTTCGATATTGATCTCGAAATTATCTCGATTGCGGATTCTTTGGGCTACAAGCTTGCGGAACTCCCGATTCCAACGCGTTACGCCGGCGAAAAGTCGAACTTGAACGTCTTTACCTACGGTCTGCGCGTTTTGCGTCAGGTTGTTCGCCGTTTTGGCACTTAGCTTTTTTATAATTACTATGGAAAATACCAATTAGGGAGCGAATAATGATTAATAGAAATATTTTTTGCATACTTGTGGGCTCGTTGATTTATGTGACGATGTTTTCTGCCTGCGGTGATGAAAATACGTATATCGTGGATGATCAGTATTCGGGAATTGAGTCTGTTGAAAATTTAGATTCATGTTCTGTAGATAATGACAAAAAGATTGTATTTCTTTTAGACTCTTCTTCCTTTTGGTCTTGTTCTGAGGGAAAATGGATTCTAGTCAATTTAGTCTTTGATAAACAATCGGTAAAGGATACGGTCCTTGTTAAGGATACTCTTTATTTAAAGGATTCGTTAATATCTAGAGACACGCTGTACTTGTATGATTCGTTAGTTATTAAGGATACGATAGCCTACAAAGATTCTGTGTTTTCGTATGACACCCTAGTTGTTAAGGATACACTCTTCGTTAAAGATACTGTTCTTGTGTATGACTCCCTAGTTGTGAAGGATACGCTCGTTTCCAAAGATACTGTGTTTTCTTATGATACTTTGGTTGTGAAAGATACGCTAGTTTTGAAAGATTCAATCTATTTTGTCGATACAGTCTATTCGTTTGACACCCTTGTTGTGAATCATTACGATACCTTACGTGTTTATGATACGAATACGGTTGTTTATGTTCCCAAGTATGATACTGTTACTACGGAATTCTTGAATCAGGAAATGCTTAAGAATGGTGATTATGGAATTCTTGTGGATGAACGGGACAATAAGGTTTACAGAACGATAAAGATTGGAACTCAGACTTGGATGGCACAGAATCTTTCGTATGCCGATGGTGGAGTAACAAGCTATTGCCGAAATAATTCTGTTCAAGGCTATGGGGATGAGTATTGCCGTCGTTTTGGACGCTTGTATACATGGGCTGCAGCACTGAATTTGGATGATATGTACAATTCTAATCGTGCAACAGAATCAGATGGCTCGGATAAGTACTTGTATCATCCTGCACAGGGACTATGTCCTGATGGTTATCACATCCCGCAAAAGTCTGAATTCGAGACGCTTATAAATTATGTGGCTGCCCAAAATACGGTTAACAACGTCAAGACGGGCGTTTCTCCATCACTTGAATCGGTTAATGGTTTATGGGATATACCTGCCGGTGATTCTTATCCAACGAATACCACGGGTTTCTCTGGTGTGGCAAATGGTTCTTTATTTAGTGGCTACTCAGCAACGCTTTCGATGGTTTCGTCTACGGAAAACTCGGCTACCACCTTTACAGTGTATACATTGCACCATTCATCGACTTCTTTCAAAATCGAAGCCCATGAAAAAGCGAGTTTCATGTCTATTCGTTGCGTAAAGAATTGATGAAAACAAGTTTTATCAACTAAAAAACATATATTTAAAGCATGGTTAAAGATTTAATTCATGCTTTGAATGGGGTGCTGCTCGGAAAGTCTGAGACAGTGGAACTTTTGGTGATGGCGCTGCTGGCCGATGGTCACGTGCTGGTGGAAGATGTTCCTGGCACGGGCAAGACCACACTTTCGAAGGCGCTTGCGGCCGCAATTGGGGCTGACTTTGCACGAATCCAGTTTACGCCGGATTTGCTGCCCGCTGATGTAACGGGCGGTGCCGTATTCAAGGCGAATACGGGTGAATTTGAAATTCGTAAAGGGCCTGTATTTACGCAGGTGCTCCTGGCAGACGAAATCAACCGAGCCTCGCCGCGTACGCAGAGTGCTTTGCTCGAAGCTATGGAGGAGCGCCAGGTTTCGTTGGAAGGCGAGCGCTTTAAACTGCCGGAACTCTTTATGGTGCTTGCAACCGAGAATCCGGTGGAATTCCACGGCGTGTTCCCATTGCCCGAAGCGCAGATGGACCGCTTTATGGTGCGCATTTCGGTTGGGTATCCGACTGCAGAAACAGAGCTTGAAATTTTGCGTGCGCATCGCAGCAGTCGTCCGATTGACGCTTTGAAGGCGGTGACGACTCCCGAAGAAATTTTGAAGGCTCGCGCCACGGTGCGTGATATTCATATTGATGAATCGCTGGAACGTTATGTGATTTCGCTGGTGCAGGCGACGCGTAACGACGGCAGCGTGCGCTTGGCGGCAAGCCCGCGTGCAGGCATGAACTTGGTGCGCATGGCGCAGGCGTGTGCGTATGTGAACGGGCGCGACTTCGTGAATCCAGACGATATTCAACGTGTGTTCTTCCCAGTGATGGAACACCGTGTGTTCGCTAAGGATAGCGGCGATCCCGATGCCAGCAAGAAGATTTTGCAGGGAATCCTGAAGCAGGTCAATATACCCAAATAACACTGCAAAGACGGCTTTCGATAACGGAATCTTTATGAAAATTATATTGCCGTTTTGGGTGGGCTTGATATTTTTGTTTGTGGCTTGCAGCAATGCTGATTATGAGGCTTTAGAAGAGTCTCCTTTTGAAGCTGCTGATAAGGCTATGCAAGATACGAGTGTCAATGATGAGAATGAATGGCTCGAACCAGTTGTAAGTTCTAGTAGTAGCGGTGACTCTGTATTGTATTTGCCGCTAGATGATGCTGCTGAAGAAAGAAAAGTAGATTCGCTGATTCATCTTTATGATGATGTGTTGTTTGAACCGGATACCCTTGAGTTAGATAGCGTTGAATCAGACAGCATCGAACCTGGTAATAATGAACCTGACTTGGGTTTGCCAAGTTGCTCGATTGAAAATGAAGGCGAAATTGCTCGAAGTGTTAAGGATGAAATGTATTATGTCTGTAGAGATTCTGAATGGGTCTATGCATTAGTTTCAGAGTATGATACATACGGTGAAACTTGTACCTTGGCTGATGTCGGAAAAATCATTAATGGAGCCGTGTCTGACTACAGTAAATATTACTGCACGGCAAATGGTTGGATTGATTATGTGGATTGGAGTTGGGAAGTTCCCAAAGAAGCTCGGTTGAATCCTGAAATAAGCTATGATACTTTAGTAGATCCTCGTGATGGTAAGGTTTATAAGACGATAAAGATTGCCTCTCAAACATGGATGGCAGAAAACTTGAATTATGCGGATAGCGTTAAAACGGAAAGCTTAAAAGGGAACAATTGGTGCTATCATAATGATACCATGAACTGTGATGTAGTGGGCCGTTATTATACTTGGGCTGCCGCTATTGATTCTGTCGGGTTGGCTGAAAATGAAGCTTTGGATTGCGGCTATGGAAAAAGATGCTGGCTACCGGACACTATTTATGGTATTTGTCCGCCGGGTTGGCACCTGCCAAAGGAAAAAGAATGGTATGCATTGTTAGATGCCTTGGGCGGAAAGGATATTGCCGGTAGAGTGCTTAAATCTCAAAGCGGTTGGTTCCTTCATGGTTGCGGAACAGATTCTACGGGCTTTAGTGCTTTGCCTGCTGGTAGAAAATTTGTTGATGATTATTTTGATTACGAAGGTCTTATTGCGTATTTTTGGAGTTCCTCGGAGTATACAGAAGATTATGCACGCTTTATGGGCTTGACCTATGACCATTATTGGGAGGCTTTCATGTATACTCATAAAAAGTCTTACGGTTTTTCTGTTCGTTGTTTGAAAAATTCTGAAATCTGAGTAAAATCGAATGCTTACTTTAGTTAAATGGCTGTTGAACGCGATTCCGCGGGCCCCGAAAAAATCGGGGATTTTGATGGCTGTTTACTTTTGGTGGCTAGATTATTTTACTCCGGCGGGTCGTGCATTTGCTTCGTTATTTTTGCTGGCGATGTTTGCGGGGGCGGTGCCTGGATTTTGGGCGGCCTGGATTTTTGCGGGCATTGATTTCCTGCTTTTCTTGGGACTTGTCTTTAGCCTTTTTGTGACGGCGAAGCGGAGCAAAATTGCGGTTGAAAGCGTGTCGGTGAATCGTGTGCGCGAAGGCGAAACGGCTACGGTGACGGCGTATGTGGCGGTGCGTTCGACGATTGACTGCGTGACTTTGGGGGCGAACCGTTTGCCGCCCTCGCTTACAGGCTTTGAATCGGACCGCGAGAAGATTAAGAAGGGCGAGCCGCCGCGCAAGATGGAATGCCAAGTGCGCACGACGCGCCGCGGCTCCTTCATGCTGAATAAGGTCTCGGCGAATGTGCCTGAAATTATGGGCCTTTTGCGCTGGCCTTATGGCTTTAACGGCTCGGTAGAATTGCTGGTTTACCCCCGTGCGCTCAAGGTGCAAGAATTTCCATTCCTGACGCAGGGCGCTTCGGGCATGGCATTTGCGCCCTTCTTGATGCCAAGCCTTACCCGAGGCATGAATTTTATCGGCGTGCGGCCTTACTGCGAAGGCGATTCTCTGCGCGATTTGCACCATAAGGCCTTTGCCCGCTACGGCAAACCTTTTACGAAAGAATTTGAAATCGAGCGCGGCGCAGGCGTGATTTTGCTTTTGGATACGGCGACTCCGAATTTCAAGTCGCGACAGTACTTGGAACATGCAATTCGAATGACGGCGGCAGTGGGCGAGTGGCTCTTGAACCGCGAAATTCTCGGACGATTCTTTATCGATAGCGAAGAAATTGCCTTGGATGGCGGTAACGAAAGCCGCAAGAATTTGCTGGATGCTCTGGCGAGAATTCCGCCCGCATCGCTTGCGCACGCAAAACAGCCCGCACCTTGGGCTCCTGCGGCGCGCCCGATGGATCCGGTGCTTCGCATCGGACTTTACGAAAACGATGAACCGCTTGTGAACAAGCATGTCGTGGTCGGAACGCAGCCTGCTTCGACCGAAGATAAATTGCTGGTGATTTCGCCTGAAGATTGCGAAGGCGAGAGGGTGACGCTATGATGGCGAGTGAGAAAGTAGACATTCGCTACGCCTTTAAGGTGCTGTTCCTTTGCCTGGCTTCGGTGAATTTGGGTCATACGTTTGATTTCTTGTGGCTCGGCCTTTTGTTTGCAATTTACTTTGTGGTCATCGGTGTGTTGAATGCGACGCGTCGCCGCGAATTTGCGAAACGCCCGCGTTACAACAAAATTTTGGCGTACGGAGCGATTGTCCCGCTTGCGCTTTTCTGGGTGATGACGCCTTCGGTTGAAAACGGCGTGTCGCCTTATTTGATTTTCTTGCCGGGAATTTACTTGCTGTATTTGGCGGCGTTGCAGGAACGGAGTCGCGGAAACGGAGGCTTTGAAGTTTTTGTCGCCTTCGATGGCGTAGGTGCTTTGCTCTTTGGAATGTACATGGTGCCGCATGGCTGGGGCTTTGTCGGACTTGTTGGATTCTTGCTTGCGCTTTGCGCTTATAGCCGTCGCGGAACAGCGCCTTACAAGTACGGACTCTTTTTGCTCGTGATTGCTGCTCTCGGTGCAATCTCTTACGGCGGTTGGCAACATTGGAAATCGCAGCGTTACCGCTACGGTGCGAAAATGGCCGAAGACTACTACCAGCGCGAACGCATGATGGGCTTTGATCCGGTCGCTGCCTTGGGTAGTTTCGGGAGCAATTACAATTCCCGTTATAATAGCCAAGTCGTGTTGCGCGTGTGGGATAAACAGCCGTCAAGATACTTTAAGGCGGCTAGCTACGAAAAGTACGTGGCGGGCATTTGGAAATTGCCGACACAATTTACGACAAGACTTTATCCGGCCTACTATCAGGTGGACTATGCTGTGTTTGAGACTGCGGATTCGCTGACGAAGGCCGATTCCTTGCGTGAGGTGGAACAAATCTGGGTTCAATCGACGCTGGATAACTTTGGCTTTGTGTTTGCGCCCTATGGTGCCGTGGGCTTTGCGGCAAAAGATGTGGACTCGTTGACCTATTATTCGGGCGGTATGGTGCAGGGCCTGAATGGTAATGGAAAACGCTCTGACTGGCATTATTTTAAATGTTGGCCTGTTTCGGCGGAGAATGCGCCGGAGGCTTGCTCGCTGCCGGATTCTTTGCTGGCTCCGGGTGATGGCGACTTGATGGTAGGCGAGCGGTATTTGCCGCTGATTGACTCCGTGATTGCGGCGATGGACTTGCGCGACTCTGCGGCGGTGGATTCTGCAGCACCTGCAAAATCGATGCCGGATTCGCTAGTGTTGCAAAAAATGCTTGCCTATTACCTCACGAACTTTACCTATTCGCTTACGGTGCCGGGAATTACGCGCTGGGGTGGTGCGAAGAATGAGCCTTTGGCGATTTTCTGGCGCGAAAAGCAGGGCTTCTGCGAATACTATGCGACGCTTTCGGCGTTGGTGCTTCGTCGGCTTGGAATTCCGGCACGGTATGTCACTGGCTTTGCAAATCCTGAGATTGTCGAGGGCTTGCCTTATAGCATTTTCCGCCGCAAGCATTCGCATGCATGGGTCGAAGCGTATGTAGATAATCGCTGGGTTATCTTCGACCCGACGCCTCCCATTTTGCCGCAGTTTGTACAGGCTC
It includes:
- a CDS encoding FISUMP domain-containing protein, translating into MKDSIYFVDTVYSFDTLVVNHYDTLRVYDTNTVVYVPKYDTVTTEFLNQEMLKNGDYGILVDERDNKVYRTIKIGTQTWMAQNLSYADGGVTSYCRNNSVQGYGDEYCRRFGRLYTWAAALNLDDMYNSNRATESDGSDKYLYHPAQGLCPDGYHIPQKSEFETLINYVAAQNTVNNVKTGVSPSLESVNGLWDIPAGDSYPTNTTGFSGVANGSLFSGYSATLSMVSSTENSATTFTVYTLHHSSTSFKIEAHEKASFMSIRCVKN
- a CDS encoding transglutaminase domain-containing protein, with product MMASEKVDIRYAFKVLFLCLASVNLGHTFDFLWLGLLFAIYFVVIGVLNATRRREFAKRPRYNKILAYGAIVPLALFWVMTPSVENGVSPYLIFLPGIYLLYLAALQERSRGNGGFEVFVAFDGVGALLFGMYMVPHGWGFVGLVGFLLALCAYSRRGTAPYKYGLFLLVIAALGAISYGGWQHWKSQRYRYGAKMAEDYYQRERMMGFDPVAALGSFGSNYNSRYNSQVVLRVWDKQPSRYFKAASYEKYVAGIWKLPTQFTTRLYPAYYQVDYAVFETADSLTKADSLREVEQIWVQSTLDNFGFVFAPYGAVGFAAKDVDSLTYYSGGMVQGLNGNGKRSDWHYFKCWPVSAENAPEACSLPDSLLAPGDGDLMVGERYLPLIDSVIAAMDLRDSAAVDSAAPAKSMPDSLVLQKMLAYYLTNFTYSLTVPGITRWGGAKNEPLAIFWREKQGFCEYYATLSALVLRRLGIPARYVTGFANPEIVEGLPYSIFRRKHSHAWVEAYVDNRWVIFDPTPPILPQFVQAPSWWSVKWEGVRGRFARVMHALKEGEWRRVVDSWQNQSTALLESPILYAVLVILVVGFAGRKIYIAYKLISKNRAYVSARSLEWVSKLNRAERDLARAGFRREPGETVGKFAARVRIALSHLAEDQTHLKKIQKARQALSILDEYESNRWKF
- a CDS encoding glycosyltransferase family 2 protein; its protein translation is MKCDHFIFVPAYNVADTLASVLQKISDEVWNTSVILVIDDGSVDDTRGAFENFVATLDSNKKSRLRYMRFELNAGYGAVVKKGIAEGLRSGAELVACLHGDGQYPAEQLDEFFDYLKTVNHVDHEDERKFALVQGSRLLTRGGAKAGNMPLHKRVGGAFLTAVENLAFYQKLTDRHSGFIVYDSEFLRTLELDKLSTSFDIDLEIISIADSLGYKLAELPIPTRYAGEKSNLNVFTYGLRVLRQVVRRFGT
- a CDS encoding GDSL-type esterase/lipase family protein — protein: MKGVLKFFVAAAIFAGVAVSDSTSFSIYVVGDSTVCTYKDNAYPQTGWGQVLGYFFDASRVKVNNYAIGGRSSRTFIEEGRLDEVKGKLQKGDYLFVQFGHNDRDYSKAARYVEPSQFPGYIQKYVDAAQAKGANAILISPMNLNGSRNVFSTGDKNYDARGMMQTVAKNNKVPFVDLNMKSYNTYNTTYKNMPDYVTRYLYKKLEKGEYPNYPDGVNDGTTHFQEMGSMGHAQMICEELEENLKSNSNLSADAKAALTTLVSTIKKRYTIKVQTNLSNYNGLITQTQYFPAGSPMTLRVTPNGQTFEKWVDDDCNEISKNMIYYGFKTKARNITYTAVFKGGSECKKIAHDSEEQGGDNPTSSSSEGPESSSSIDPKLCFDGTADAAWPSPIDMSNPEIADGLTESNHEGYTGQGFFNIENSAYSTATYKLTSDQSASNARVMIRYSFQGNSNRDMKFTIDNGTYDVAFPSTGSWDKWDTAYIEDVWVDALDFKMKIASTTSDGGPNIDMIAFDMKGVYRTGCKPAKVENDVESSSSTTSFVNPIASGVSFDARHLTVSTQGGLMDVQLMDVMGKTLKREVRNVAPGTVSLLSDGEKLAKGRYFARISLNGRLLLVQPFVY
- a CDS encoding fibrobacter succinogenes major paralogous domain-containing protein, producing the protein MKIILPFWVGLIFLFVACSNADYEALEESPFEAADKAMQDTSVNDENEWLEPVVSSSSSGDSVLYLPLDDAAEERKVDSLIHLYDDVLFEPDTLELDSVESDSIEPGNNEPDLGLPSCSIENEGEIARSVKDEMYYVCRDSEWVYALVSEYDTYGETCTLADVGKIINGAVSDYSKYYCTANGWIDYVDWSWEVPKEARLNPEISYDTLVDPRDGKVYKTIKIASQTWMAENLNYADSVKTESLKGNNWCYHNDTMNCDVVGRYYTWAAAIDSVGLAENEALDCGYGKRCWLPDTIYGICPPGWHLPKEKEWYALLDALGGKDIAGRVLKSQSGWFLHGCGTDSTGFSALPAGRKFVDDYFDYEGLIAYFWSSSEYTEDYARFMGLTYDHYWEAFMYTHKKSYGFSVRCLKNSEI
- a CDS encoding MoxR family ATPase; translated protein: MVKDLIHALNGVLLGKSETVELLVMALLADGHVLVEDVPGTGKTTLSKALAAAIGADFARIQFTPDLLPADVTGGAVFKANTGEFEIRKGPVFTQVLLADEINRASPRTQSALLEAMEERQVSLEGERFKLPELFMVLATENPVEFHGVFPLPEAQMDRFMVRISVGYPTAETELEILRAHRSSRPIDALKAVTTPEEILKARATVRDIHIDESLERYVISLVQATRNDGSVRLAASPRAGMNLVRMAQACAYVNGRDFVNPDDIQRVFFPVMEHRVFAKDSGDPDASKKILQGILKQVNIPK
- a CDS encoding NAD-dependent epimerase/dehydratase family protein, which gives rise to MNSTLKFEDTSITVALVGCGGFIGSHLLRAIFERTSWRVFGVDLDSYRIQEHLTNPRFEFLSADLADPEVVARIAQFPVVVNLAAICTPGRYMAEAAEVIRSNYDHPRVLADACAKSGSWLIHFSTSEIYGKTAADSGALFEDESEIVLGPVAASRWSYATAKLLTERYLAGLAGLNWTVVRPFNFVGPFMDFMPGVDGEGIPRVLANFSTALVRGETLKLVNGGLAKRCFTSVHDAVDFMFCVFAAGENPERRAGVLSQAFNVGNAANEVSIAELSQLMRSVYAEVKGIPESAVPGVEIVSGEEYYGKGYDDSLRRLPSVEKAERLLGFKAKIPLKEALEESLAWFVGHYEV
- a CDS encoding DUF58 domain-containing protein produces the protein MAVYFWWLDYFTPAGRAFASLFLLAMFAGAVPGFWAAWIFAGIDFLLFLGLVFSLFVTAKRSKIAVESVSVNRVREGETATVTAYVAVRSTIDCVTLGANRLPPSLTGFESDREKIKKGEPPRKMECQVRTTRRGSFMLNKVSANVPEIMGLLRWPYGFNGSVELLVYPRALKVQEFPFLTQGASGMAFAPFLMPSLTRGMNFIGVRPYCEGDSLRDLHHKAFARYGKPFTKEFEIERGAGVILLLDTATPNFKSRQYLEHAIRMTAAVGEWLLNREILGRFFIDSEEIALDGGNESRKNLLDALARIPPASLAHAKQPAPWAPAARPMDPVLRIGLYENDEPLVNKHVVVGTQPASTEDKLLVISPEDCEGERVTL